One window of Papaver somniferum cultivar HN1 chromosome 9, ASM357369v1, whole genome shotgun sequence genomic DNA carries:
- the LOC113312245 gene encoding uncharacterized protein LOC113312245 produces MIWSSDLKGKFSTSAIVERIRSREPKVNWPAYKWKPFLHPATASNIWKIQHQIYVDDKVMMKNGFERVSRCCICTAEHDCMDHTLWECKFSLNAWAWICSIFDFEIPQSFNDVCKSAQHKSPLIREIWMTVACKIMKELWFQKNNKLFEEKSPQFNEFKRKIWQSVHEGGFRMKGTKWGQIYDQNIIDLFQLGVKHIKYNCIRECYWESSNQNFVLFCCDGSSLGNPGAAGLGVIARDSSCEVIGTMSGGVGNATNYIEEILAVISALEWAFVLKAQNVIIRSDSKTVVNDFCNNCIPWMFRARWLNAKQNLECIIFQHCFREVNFSADDLAKRGAGLRDGERIIHTGRPSFLKRSKMPNVVYYRLIFGALLAIFVPVNFLLSSK; encoded by the coding sequence ATGATATGGAGTAGTGATTTGAAAGGAAAATTTTCAACATCTGCAATTGTGGAAAGAATAAGGTCAAGAGAACCTAAAGTTAATTGGCCTGCTTACAAATGGAAACCATTTCTACATCCGGCTACTGCAAGCAATATTTGGAAGATCCAACACCAAATTTATGTGGATGATAAAGTGATGATGAAAAATGGATTTGAAAGGGTATCAAGATGCTGCATATGCACTGCAGAGCACGACTGTATGGACCATACATTGTGGGAATGTAAGTTCAGTTTGAATGCATGGGCTTGGATTTGTTCAATTTTTGATTTTGAGATCCCTCAATCTTTTAATGATGTCTGCAAGTCAGCTCAACACAAGAGTCCCTTAATTAGGGAAATCTGGATGACTGTTGCTTGCAAAATCATGAAGGAATTGTGGTTTCAAAAGAACAATAAGCTCTTTGAAGAAAAATCTCCTCAGTTCAATGAATTTAAGAGGAAAATATGGCAATCTGTGCATGAGGGTGGTTTCAGGATGAAAGGCACAAAATGGGGACAGATTTATGATCAGAATATTATTGATCTCTTCCAACTGGGTGTTAAACATATCAAATACAATTGCATCAGAGAATGCTATTGGGAATCTTcaaatcaaaattttgttttattttgctgTGATGGCTCTTCATTGGGTAATCCAGGCGCAGCTGGTCTTGGTGTTATTGCTAGGGATTCTTCATGTGAAGTTATTGGAACAATGTCAGGGGGAGTAGGAAATGCGACAAATTAtatagaagaaatccttgctgtgATTTCTGCTCTTGAATGGGCCTTTGTGTTGAAAGCTCAAAATGTGATAATCAGGTCAGACTCAAAAACTGTTGTTAATGACTTCTGCAATAATTGTATTCCTTGGATGTTTAGAGCAAGATGGCTGAATGCAAAGCAAAACCTGGAGTGCATCATATTTCAACACTGTTTTCGTGAAGTAAATTTTTCTGCAGATGATCTAGCCAAAAGAGGAGCAGGCCTGAGAGATGGTGAAAGAATAATTCATACTGGAAGGCCCAGTTTCTTAAAAAGAAGTAAAATGCCCAATGTTGTTTATTATAGGTTAATCTTTGGAGCACTTCTTGCAATTTTCGTACCTGTTAACTTTTTACTATCTTCAAAATGA